TCTCGACGGCCTGCGCCTGGTCGCCGCCCTCGCGGTGCTCGCCTTCCACTACGTCGGCGTGAAGGTGCCCTACTGGGGGGTGCCGTCGTCGGTGGAGTTCCCCGGGCTCAACGAGGTCGCGCGCTACGGCTACCTCGGGGTCAACGTCTTCTTCGCCATCAGCGGCTTCGTGATCCTGATGACGGCCTACGACCGCAGCATCGAGTCGTTCGCGGCCTCGCGGGTCGCCCGGCTGTTCCCGGCGTACTGGGCCGTGGTGGTGATGACCGCGGTGCTGCAGCAGTTCTGGACCGAGGGCCGCAACCCCAGCTTCAGCGACGCCCTGGTCAACCTGACCATGACGCAGGAGGCCTACGACGTGGTCAACGTCCAGGGCGCCTTCTGGACGCTGTGGATCGAGCTGAAGTTCTACCTGCTCATCGGCACCTTCATCCTGGTCGGGATGACCCGGCGCCGGGTGCTGGCCTTCGCGGTGCTGTGGCCGCTGCTCGGCCAGATCGCCGCCGTCACCGGCAGCGGCTTCCTCAACTCGCTGCTGATCCCGACCTACGCCCCCTACTTCGCCGCCGGGATGCTGCTCTACCTGCTCTTCCGGGAGCGCCACGACGTGACCACGTGGCTGGCGCTGCTGCTCAACTGGGTGCTGTGCGTGCGCCAGGCGATGGCGTACGGCGACCGCGCCAGCGACCTCGTCGGCGCCCCCGTCGTCCCGCTCGTCTCGGCCCTGGTGGTGACCGGCGGACTGCTGGCCATCCTGGTCTGCAGCGTCGGCGTGGTCTCGCGGATCTCCTGGCGCTGGCTCACCTTCGCCGGCGCGCTGACCTACCCGCTCTACCTCGTCCACGGCCAGCTCGGCTTCTTCCTCATCGACACGCTGCAGCCCGACATGGGCAGCTACGCGGTGCTGGCCATCGCCACGGCGGCCAGCCTCGTGCTGGCCTACCTCGTGCACGTCGTGGTCGAGAAGCCGCTCTCCCCCCGCCTGCGGCGGGCGGTCGCGGCGTCCCTCGAGCAGGAAAGCTCCCCACGCTGACCGATTTGTGGGGATACTGCTGCAGTCGACCCTGGAGGTCCCGCCATGACCCACTCCTCGTCCGTCCGTCCCGCCCGCTCCCGCGGCCCTGCTCGGGCACGGCTCGGCGCCGGCGTCGGGCTGCTGCTCTCGGCCCTGGTCGGCGGGGTGCTGGGTGCCGCGCCCGCGACCCCCGCGACGGCGGCCGCCGCGCCGGCGACCGACCTGCGCGTGGGCAGCTTCAACCTGTCCAACGTCACCTTCGACACCTCGGTCGGCGGTGACCACCGCCCCTGGCGCGAGCGCCGCGACGTCGTCGCCCGGCAGATCCTCGGCGAGCGGCTCGACGTCGTGGGCGTCCAGGAGGCCAACCCCAGCACGATCTACCAGGACCGCCTCGTCAGCGGCACCACCCAGTTCGCCGACCTGCGCAACGCCCTCAACGAGCGCGGCGGCAACTACGCCCTGGCCAACAGCTACTCCTACAACTGCGAGCGCTCCAACAGCTCGCGCAACTGCGTCTACGTCAACCGCGGCAGCGCGCTGAGCAACCGGATCCTCTACGACACCGACACCCTCAGCCTGGTCAGCCAGGGCTCGATGAAGTACTCCGCCCAGACGGCCGGCAAGTACGAGCGCTACCTCGAGTGGGCCGTGCTCAGGACCCGGGCGACCGGGCGCGAGTTCCTGTTCACCAACACCCACCTGGACCCCTACAGCACCGCCAACCGGGCCTCGCAGTGGAAGCAGGCGGTCAACAAGGCCGTGCAGCTGCAGGGCGGCCGGCCGGTGATCGCCGTGGGCGACTACAACTCGACGAAGTACAGCACCTGGGCGCAGCAGATGCTGCCGTACACGAAGTCCAAGGGCTTCGGCGACGTCGTCAACCAGACCTACCGCACCAACCCGGTGACCGCCCCGCGCGCCGAGTCGACCGTCAACGGCTGGCTCAACTCGTTCAACCGCTACACGACCGACGCCAGCGTGTGGTCCTTCAGCACCAAGCGCACCAAGTCGGGCAACAACATCGACTGGATCTTCGCCACGAACTCGCTGCGGGTGAAGCAGTGGGAGGTCGTGGCCGACGTCGACCCGACCACCCTGCGGGTGCGGGGCACGCTGCCCTCGGACCACAACCTGGTGAGCGCGACGCTGGTGCTCCCCTAGGCGGGGCCGCCCGGACCCGGCGCCAGCAGCGCGTCGACCACCCGGGCGGTCGCACCGCCGTCGTCGAGCCGGTCGAAGAAGCCGACCAGCTCGCGACGGCGGGAGTCCCACGTGCGGCGCAGCCCGGCGGGGTCGGCCAGCGCGCCCAGCACCTCCTCGGTGGTGCGGACCAGGGGCCCGGCGGTGGAGCGCGCGAGGTCGAAGGCGAGCCCGTCGGTCTCGACGTGGTCGTCGAGGTCGGGCACCCACAGCACCACCGGGCGCCCCGCCGCCGCGAGGTCGAAGCGCAGCGGTGACCAGTCGAGCACCCCGACATCGCTGGCCAGCACCACGCCGGCCAGGTCGAGGGCGAGGTCCGGGTGGGTCGCGAGGTCGACCAGGCGGACGCCCGGCCCGGCGGCCGCGTGGCGGGCGCAGCGCGGCCCGAGCAGCAGCAGCACGTGGTCGGGACCGAGCTCCCGGGCCACCCGGGCCGGGTCGGGGCCGGGGCCGCCGCTGGCCGAGAGGCACTCGCCCGTGACGTCGTCGCGGCAGGTGGTGGCCCACAGGACCGCGACCTGCTGCTCCTCGACGCCCAGCCGCGCGCGCACCGCCCGCCGGTGGTCGTCGCGGTCCGGCGCGAGGACGGCGTCGAGCCGCGGCGCTCCCACGGCGACCACCGGGCCGTCGTACGCCCAGGAGTCGCGCAGGGTCTGCTCGAGCTCGGGGACGGGGACCAGCGCGGTGGTCCAGCGGGCCGAGGTGACGGCCAGCAGCTGGGCGACGTGGCTCGGCACGCGGTCCTGGCGGCGCCACCGCGGCAGGCCGGCCGCCCGGCTGGGGTGGCCGGCGCCGGTGAAGACGACCTGCTGGCCGGGACGGGGCACGAACCAGTCGTCGAGGTCGTCGCGGCCGTCCGGCAGGGGGCCGACGACGTCGGCGCGGTCGGTGACCACCCAGGCGGCCGTGGCGAGCGCGGCGTGCCAGGCGGCGCTGCGGTGCACCACGGGCTCCGCGCCGGCCGGGACCGCGGCCGTGGGGTCGGCCACCACCCACCGCACCCGCGCGTCCGGCAGCCGGCGGGCCAGCTCGAGCCCCACGGCGACCACGTCGCCGGTGCCCTCGCCCCGGCCACGCCCCTCGGCGTCGCCGGCGTCGAGGAGCACCAGGGTGGGGTCGAGGTCGTGGGCTCCTGCCCGGACCTGCTCGCGCAGCCGGCGCTGGACGTGCGGGTCGGCCTCCTCGCCGAGCGCGCGGTGCCAGGGGTCCGGCTCGGGCGGCCGGACGGTCTCGCGGCGCACGGCCTCGCGCGCCACCGTGCCGCGGGCGGTGCCGGTGCGGCGCACGCCGCGGTCCTCGAGGGTGACCTCGACGTGCCACCGGGCCTCGCCGAGCCGCTCGGTCGGGACCCGCACGACCAGGTCGGGTGCTCCGCGGACCACCTCGAGGTCCCCCAGCTCCTCTCCCCCGGTGCCGACGAGCCGCACCCGGGCGACCGGGGCCTCGGCCTCCACCCGGCGCAGGGCAGCGCGCACCCGCACCTCGAGCACCCCGCCGGCCTCGACCTGCTCGCGGACCTCGGCGTCGACGCCGGTCTCGGCCTCGGTCAGGTCGGGCCCTCCCGTGACGGCCAGCACCCGTCCGTCCTCCACCCGGGTCGGGGGCTCGCCCGCGTCGGCGCGCAGCCGGGCCACGAGGGCGACCAGGTCGTCGCGGCGGTCCTCGGCCGCGAGCCCCGCAGCCGCCCGCACCGCGGCGGGCACGGTCGCGAGCTCGTCGCCGGCCACCTCGAGCAGCTCGGCGGCGTGGTGGTGGAGCAGCGCCCAGCCGCGGTCGGGCAGCAGCTCGGCAGCGGCCAGCACGGGCGGCAGGTCGCGCTCCAGCGCCCCCGCCGCGCGCAGGCGGCGGTCGCGGAGCTGGTCGGGCCGCTCCAGCAGGGCCAGGCCCGCGCGGTCGCGCGCGACCCGGGCCGACAGCTCCGCCCAGGGGTCGGGCGACGTGCTGGTCCACGCGTCGGCGTCGGCACCGCGTCCGGCGAGGTCGCGGACGACGCTCGCCGCGACCACGGCGTGGCCCAGGCTGAGCACGGCGGTGGCCGCGGTCTGACCGTCCGGCTCGCCGTCGTCGAGGCAGCGCGCCCAGGCGTCGCGGTCGACCAGGACGCGGGCCAGCAGCGGTGTGCGTGCCCAGGCGGGCGGGGCCTCGCCGCCGGGCACCGGACCGCGTCGCTCGAGGCCCCCGAGGACCGCCCACGGCCCCTCGCCGCGGGCCTGAGCCAGGGCGGCCACCGCGCCGGGCAGCAGTTCGGTGCCGGGCGCGAGGAACAGCAGCCAGGGCGCGGTGGCCGCGACCGCGCCCATCGTGCGGGCCCGTGCCCGGTCCGACCCGGGCACCTCGACGATCCGGACCCGCTCGTCGCGCTCCGCCACGGCCTCCGCCAGCGCGAGCAGCCGCGCGTCGGCCACCACGGCGACCACCTCGAGGCGGGGGCCGGACTGCGCGCAGGCCGACGTGAGCACGTCGCGGGCCGGGGCGACCGGGCCGTCGAGCACGACGACGAGGCTGACCTCGGGGTGGTGGGCCTGCAGCCGGCGGCGCAGGCGGGCCGCCCGGCGACGGGCCTTGCCGCGCCAGCGGTGCAGGCCGACGGCGTCAGGCGTCCACTCAGGGGTCATGGGCGCATCCTGCCCCACCGACGCAGCGCGCCCCGGGGCCGTCGGCCCCCACGTGGTGGCGGGGCCGCGGCGCCGGGGCGCGCACGAGCGGTCGAGCAGGGGTGGAGCGGGGCGGGACCGTCAGCCGGCGTTCTTGGCCAGGTCGGCGATGGTCTCGAGGTCGAACTTCTCGGCCGTCTCCTTGGTGACCACGACGGCGTCGCTGTCCTGGGCCTCGGAGTAGTCGAGCGCCTCGAGGTTCTTCGGCAGCGCCTTGCCCAGGGCGGCGTACACGTCCTCGGGGCTGGTGGCGGTGGCGCTCTTGTCGATGTAGGTCAGGATCGTGCCGGTGTACTCCGGGAACAGGTCGAGCGAGCCCTGCTCGAGCGCCGGGTAGTACTTCTCCCGGCTGCCGATGTTGAGCTTGGTCTGCACGTCGGCGCCCTGGGCCTCGAGGGCCTGGGCGTAGATCTCGGCCAGGATGATGTTCTCGGTGAAGTTGGCCGAGCCCACGGTCAGGGAGACGCCCTCGGCCGAGTCGCCGGACGCGTCGAGGTCCTCGTCGGCGAGCCACGTCTTGGCGACGTCCTCGGGCTTCTCCTTGTCGTTGGCCACCTTGCCGATGAGCTCGCCGAGGGTCTCGGTGTCGAGGTCGTCGGAGATCTGGTTGAGGATCTCCTTGACGCCGTCGGTCGCCTTCTCGGAGTTGATGATCGGCACGATGTTCTGCGCCGCGAAGTTGCTCTTGGGGTCCTCGAGGATGACGAAGTCGTTGGCCTCGATGGCCGGGTCGGTGGTGAACAGGTCGGCGGCGTCGACCTGGCCGCGGAGCAGCGCGTTGACGGTCACGGGACCACCGACGTCGGTGACGGTGTACTTGCCGAACGTCACGCCGTAGTTCTCCTCCAGACCGGGGATGCCGTCGGCGCGGGTCTTGAACTCCGGCGGGCCGCCGAAGATCATCTGCTCGGCGATGGTGCCGCCGCCCGAGGCGGACCCGGAGCCCGAGCTCGAGTCCGAGCCGGAGTCGGAGCCGCACCCGGCGAGGGTGAGCGCGAGGGTCGCAGCGGACGCTGCGGCGATGAGCGTGGTCTTCATGGTCTCTCCTGGGAAGGCGGGTCGTGGGTGGTGCGGTCGAGCGGGTGGTGCTGGGGACCGGGTGGCCGGTCGGCCGTCCTGGTCACGTGCCCTGGGCGGCCAGCTCCTCGGTGAGGACCGCGGAGCGGGAGTCGGCTCCCTTCTGGGTGCTGGAGCGCGAGGTGCGGCCGGTGAGGCCGCGCGAGACGGTGTAGCGCTGGACGAGCGCGAGCAGCAGGTCGGTGGCCAGCGCCAGCGCGGCCACCAGCAGGCCGCCGCTGATCATCTGCGGGTAGTCCTGCTGGGCCAGGCCGTCGTAGATGAAGCGGCCGAGCCCGCCGAGGGTGACGTACGCCGCGATGGTCGCGGTCGCGATCACCTGCAGCGCCGCGGAGCGGAAGCCCGAGAAGATGAGCGGGAGCGCGTTGGGCAGCTCGACCTTGGCCAGCACCTGCGGCCCGGTCATGCCCATGCCGAAGGCGGCGTCGCGCACGGCCGGGGAGACGTTCTGCACGCCGGCGAAGGCGTTGGACAGGATCGGCGGGACCGCCAGCAGCACCAGCACGATCTCGGTCGGGATCAGGTAGCCCGCGTTCGTGCGGCCGTAGAAGTTGGGCGCGATCACCACCACGAGCAGCACGAGCACGCCGACCGTGGGCAGCGCCCGGACGGCGTTGACCACGCTCACCAGCCAGGTCGCCCGCCCGGTGTGGCCGATCCACAGGCCGAGCGGCAGGCCGATCACCAGCGCCACCGCGAGGGCCAGCGCGCTGAACCCGACGTGGGCCACGAGCTGGTCCCAGATGCCGGTGTCGAAGTTGGTGCTGCGCCAGTGGGCCGGGTCGGTGAGCCAGCCGAGGACGTCGCCGATCATCGCGTGACCGCCCGTCGCCAGGGGGTCAGCGCCCGGTCGAGCGCCACCACGAGCGCGTCGAGGACCAGCGCGAGCAGCACGCACAGCACGATGCCGAGCACGATCGGCGGGTAGTAGGGCTCGCTGACCGAGAGCTTGAAGCCCTCGTCGAAGAGCAGCCCGAGGTTGGTCATGCCGATGGTGCCGGCGACCGCGACGATGCTGACGTTGGCCACGATCGCGACCCGCAGCCCGGCGGTGATGACCGGGACCGCGATGGGCAGCTCGACGGTGAAGAAGCGACCCACCGGGCGGTAGCCCAGTGCCGTGGCCGCCTGCACGGTCTCGGTCGGCACCGCGGCCAGCCCGTCGGCGACCACGCGCACCAGCAGGGCGGTCGAGTAGAGGCTCAGCGCGATCGGGACCTGGAGCGGGGTGAGCGGGTCGAGGCCCAGCAGCGGCGGGATCAGCACGAACAGCGCGATGGAGGGGATCGTGTAGAGGATGCCGGTGATCGACATCATCGGCGGGTAGACGAAGGAGTAGCGGCGCGCCACCCAGCCCAGCGGCAGCGCGAGCAGCAGGCCGACCACGACCGGCACGACCGAGAGCCAGGTGTGGGCCCACAGCCAGTCGAGCGTGCGAGCGCGGTTGTCGAGGAAGTAGCTGAAGAAGGCCCAGGGCGAGGAGCTGGCCGCCTGACCCGTGAGCTGGCCCGTGAGCTGGCCCGTGAGCTGGCCCGTCAGCTGGAGGACGCTCATGCGCGGGTCCGGTCGGGGCCCTCGATGAGGTCGAGCGCCTCGCGGGCCGTCAGGGTGCCCAGCAGCCGCCCCTCGCCGTCGACGACCACGCCGCGCTGGGCGGGCGAGGACAGGCAGGCGTCGAGCGCGGCGCGCAGCGTGCCGCCCTGGGTGGCCAGGGTGCCGCCGCGGAGCAGGTCGGCCTCGGTGACGACGGCGTCGCCGTCGCGGGGCCGGCCGTCGCGGCGCACGTCGAGCCACCCCTGGGGACGCCGCTGGTCGTCGACCACGAGCACCAGGTCGCCGTCGGCCTCGGTGGGGGCGGGCCGACCGAGGGTGACGGTGGGCTCCTCGTGCGTGGGCAGCTCGCCGGAGGCGGCGAACCCGAGCGCGCGGTAGCCGCGGTCGCGGCCCACGAAGCCGGCCACGAACGCGTCCACGGGTCGCGAGAGCAGCTCGGCCGGGGAGGCGAGCTGGGCGAGCGTGCCGCCGACCCGCAGCACGGCCACCTGGTCGCCGAGCTTGATCGCCTCGTCGATGTCGTGGGTGACGAACACGATCGTCTTGCCGAACTCCTCCTGGAGCCGCAGGAACTCGTCCTGGAGCTGGTCGCGCACGACCGGGTCGACCGCCGAGAACGGCTCGTCCATCAGCATCACCGGCGGGTCGGCGGCCAGGGCGCGGGCGACGCCGACGCGCTGCTGCTGCCCGCCCGAGAGCTGCGCCGGGTAGCGCTTGGCGAAGGCCGGGTCGAGCCCCACCCGCTCCAGCAGCTCCATCGCGCGCGAGCGGGCCTGCTTCTTGTCGGTGCCGAGCAGGAACGGCACGGTCGCGACGTTGTCGACGATGGTGCGGTGCGGGAACAGGCCGGCGTGCTGGATGACGTAGCCGATCTGGCGGCGCAGCTCGTGCGCCGGCATGCTCGCGGTGTCGGTGTCGTCGAGCCAGATCGTGCCCGAGGTCGGCTCGATCATCCGGTTGATCATCCGCAGCGAGGTGGTCTTGCCGCAGCCCGACGGACCCACCAGGACGGTGATCCGTCCGGTCGGTGCCTCGAGCTCCAGCTCGTCGACGGCGACGGTGCCGTCCGGGTAGCGCTTGGTCGCCTTGTCGAAGCGGATCATGCGTCTGTCCCCGTTCGGGGGTCAGGCCCGGCGGGTCGCCAGGCGTTCTCGAGAGCATTCCACAGCCGTGGAGTGCAGTTTCGGTTCCCGAGACTAGGACACGCCGCCCAGCGCACCGTTCGTCGTCCGCAGGGAGGACGATGGAGCCTCGGGTCATCGAGGCGGGAGAGGGGTCGGTCGTGCCGGTCGTCGACGGGCAGCACCTGGGGCTGGCGGACATCGTCGCGGCATCGCGGCGCACCCATCCGGTGACGCTGGCGCCCGATGCCCGGGCACGCGTCGCCCGCTCCCAGGCGTACGCCGCGCAGGCGGCCTCCGAGCGTCCCGTCTACGGCCGCTCCACCGGCGTGGGCGCCAACCGCGACGTGGTCGTGCCCGACCCGGACGCCCAGTCGCTGCGGCTGCTGCGCTCCCACGCCACCAGCTCCGGCGAGCGCCGCTCCACGCCGCGGGTGCGGGCGATGCTCACCATCCGGCTCAACCAGCTCGCCGCCGACGGCAACGGCATCCGCCCCGAGGTCCTCGACGCCCTGGCCGCGATGATCGCCGCCGACGCCCTGCCCCCGGTGCGCGAGGGCGGCAGCGTCGGCACCGCCGACCTCGCGGCCCTGGCCACCACCGCGCTCGTCCTGGCCGGCGAGGTCCGCAGCGTGCCGCCCGCCCCGCAGACCGCCACCTTCGGGCCCGGCGACGCGCTCACCTTCATGTCGAGCAACGCCGCCGTGCTCGCCGACGCCGCCCTCGCCGTGGCCGACCTCGACCGGCTCGCCCGCGCCTCCCTGGTGGTGGCCGCGATGGACCTCGCCGCCGTCCGCGGCAACCTCGAGGCCTTCAGCCCCGCCGTCGAGGTCGCCACGCCGTTCCCCGGCGCCCAGTGGGTGTGCCGGGCGGTCCGCGAGATGTCGGACCCGACGGCCGAGCCCGCCCGCATCCAGGACCCCTTCGGGCTGCGGACCCTGCCGCAGGTGCACGGCGCGCTGATGGACCGGCTGGCGTTCGCCGAGACCGTGGTGACCACGATGGCCAACGCGCCCTCGGAGAACCCGATCGTCTCGGCCGAGCTGGGCGTGGCCCACCACGGCGGGTTCCACGCGGCGTACCTCGTGCAGTCCCTGGACGCCCTCGTCCTCGCCCTGGCCCAGGCCGCCCAGCTCAGCCTGGCCCGGCTGACGATGCTGGCGGAGCCGGCGTACACCGGGCTGCACCCGTTCCTCGGCGACGGCACCCCGGCCGCCTCGGGCGTGATGATCGTGGAGTACTCCGCCGCCTCCGCCCTCGCCGAGCTCCGCGCCCTGGCCACGCCCGCCGGCACCCAGGTGGTCACGCTCTCGCGCGGCGTCGAGGAGGACGCCTCCTTCGCCACCCTGGCCGCCCGCCAGGCCCTCGACGCCGTCGCCCGCTTCCGCGCCGTCATCGCCGCCGAGCTGGTCGCCTCGCTGCGCTGCCTGCGGATGCAGGACTCCCACCCCCCGGCCCTGGCCCGTGCCCTGAACTGGCTCGACGAGCAGGACGGCGGCGTCCCCGACACCCACGACCGCGACCTCACCTCCGACCTGCTCCTCGCCGAGGAGCTGGTCGGCGGCCTCCCCGACCTGGTGCCCGCCGTACGACGCTGAGCGCCCGGCCGCTCCGCCCCCCTCGGTCCCTGAGGAACGACGACGTCGTGTCTCGAAGGGCCCCGAGGAACGACGACGTCGTGCCCCAGGGCGGGGCTAGAGCAGGCCCTCCTCCTCCAGCCACGCCTGGGCGGCCTCGCGGGGGCTCGCGCCGCGGAGGTCGACGTCGGCGTTGAGGGAGCGCAGCGCGGGGGTGGTCAGGACGTCGGCGAGGCGGGCCAGCTCGGCACGGACGCGGGGCTGCTCGCGCAGCCAGGCGGCGTTGGCCACGGGGACGAGGTTCTGGGCGTCCTGGAGGCTGCGGTCGTCCTCGAGCAGGACGACGTCGCGGCCGAGCCGGCCGTCGGTCGCGGCGACCTGGGCGACCTGGACGTCGCCGCGCAGCAGCATCTCCAGGGTGTCGCCGCCGTCGATGCCGACGGGCACGATGCGGGCCGGCCGGATGCCGTAGACACGGGCCAGGCCGCGGGCGCAGTCGTCGCGGGTGGCGCACTCGGTGTCGGCGGCGAGCACGAGCCGGCGGTCGAGGCGCCCGAGGTCGCCCAGCGTGGTCAGGTCGTGACGGCGGGCGAAGGCGCGGGTGACCGCGAAGGACCGGACGTCCTCGGCGAGGGCGGGCTTCAGCGGCGCCAGCCCCAGGGGGCGGGCGAGGCCGTCGAGCAGCTCCAGGGTGGCGGCGGGGTCGTCGGTGGCGACGCTCGGGGCGTCGGCGCCGTCGGTCTCGCGCTCGAGGGCGTCGGTCAGCTGGCCGAGGTAGTCGGCGGCGAGCTGCACCTCCCCGCGACGCAGCTCGGGCAGGAAGAGGTCGCGCGGACCGAGGTCCTCGACCCGGGTGCGGTATCCCTGCTGCTCGAGCAGCAGCCGGTAGAGCTCGGTGACCACGTCGGCCTCGGTCGAGCTCTGGCCGGCCAGGACGACCCGCTGCACCTGGGCGGGCTCGGCGGGGGGTCTCCCCCGCAGCCGGCGAGCAGGCCGGCGAGGGCGAGGCCGGCGCCCACGACCCGGGCGGCGACCAGCCGTCGGCACCCCACGGGCGGCTCAGGCCTGCTGGCGGCGTGACCTGCCGGCAGCGGCGCGCATCGTGTCGCGGACCTTCTCGTCCCACGCGGCGAGCTCGACGACCGAGTCGCGGCTGTCGGACTCCCAGGTCGAGAGCGCCTCGGCCTCCTGGGCCTGGCGGGCGAGCGCGGCCTGCTCGAGCTCGTCGACGCGCTGCTGCTGCCGGGCGACCCGGCCCTCGAGCTCGCGCTGCGAGAGGTGGGCGCGGGCCAGCCGCTCGGTCATCGTCGAGGTGAACTCCGCGTGCTCGGCGGCGCGGGTGGCGAACAGCTGCTGGTAGGCGTACGCCGCGGCGGCGCGGTCGCGGGCGTTCTCCTGGCGCGACTGCAGCACCTCGGTCCACATCACCCGCAGCGAGGCCCAGGCGAGCACGAGCGCGGCCACCGAGGCCAGGCCGGTCCACAGCGCCGATCCGGTCGGCAGGCTCGCCAGCACCAGGCCCGTGGCCACCACGAGCAGCGCCACCGAGAAGGTCACCCGGACGCTGCGCTGGCGCCGCCGACGGGGAGCACGCCGCGTGGTGCGGCCGGCGGTGGCGGGGGCGTGCGGGCGTGAGGCGGCCATGGGCGCAGCGTAGGTCGCTAGCGCCGACGGCCCGGGACGCGACACGCGTGCTCCAGGAGCAGCGCGGTGACGGTCACGCCGAGGGCCCCCAGGACGCCCAGGCCCGAGCGCCACAGCCGGGTCGTGGCGGCGGGGTCGCCGACGCCGAGCTGGGCGACGGCGTAGCCGGCGTACCCGCCCAGCAGCAGCGCGCCGACCAGGGCGCAGGCCTTGCCGAGGACCAGCCGGTTGACGGCCGTGTGGTGCGGCAGCGCCCCGCGGTCGCGGCGCACGACGCGCCGGGTGAGCAGCGCCGTACCGCCCAGCAGCAGCGTGGCGACGACCAGCAGGACCAGCGAGAGCCAGCCGACGTCGGGCTCGGCGCGGCCGGTGCGCAGCGAGACCACCCGCAGCGACCAGCCACCCACCAGGCCCAGCACCCCGAGCACGACCAGGGGCGCCGGCCCCGTGGTGCGCACGGTCCCGCCCGGGTCCTCGCCGTCGGGGCCCGGGTCGGGTCCGCGGGAGCTCACGACCTACTGCACCTCGAGGGTGATGTCCTCGCGCAGGCGCACGCCGTCGCGACCGGTCTTCTCGACCAGCTCGGCCACCGGGCCCACGCCGGGGATCTCGGCGTCGGGCTCGACGTCGAGCCACGGCACCAGCACGAAGGCGCGCTCGCCGGCGCGCGGGTGCGGGAGCCGCAGGTGGGGCTCGTCGGAGCGGCGGTCGCCGAGCACGATGAGGTCGACGTCGAGGGTGCGGGCCTCGTTGACGGCGTCGGTGCGCTCGCGGCCGTAGGCCGCCTCGACGGCCAGCGCCCGCTCGAGCAGCATCTGGGCCGAGAGCGTCGTGTCGAGCAGCACGACGGCGTTGAGGTAGTCGCGCACGCCCTCGGGCGAGTCGACCGGCTCGGTCTCGTAGACCGGCGAGACGTCGGTGACCCACACCTCGGGGGTGTCCGCGAGCGAGTCGAGGGCGCCCTGGAGGTTGTGGCGGCGCTCGCCGAGGTTGCTGCCGATGGAGATCACGCCGCGACGGATCGGGTGCATCTCGCCGGTGAGGCTGTCGGCGTCGACGATGTTCGGGTTCGGGGACTCGGTCACTTATCGGCTCCGGTTGATGGTCAGGGCGACGTCGTGGAACGTGGCCTGGATCGGGGCGTTCGGCTTGTGCACGGTGATCTCTGCCTCGAGGACCGACGGGGACCGGAGGCAGACCTCCGCGACCCGCTGTGCCAGGGTCTCGATCAGGTCCACTGGCTCTCCCTCGACG
This genomic interval from Nocardioides scoriae contains the following:
- a CDS encoding aromatic amino acid lyase, producing MEPRVIEAGEGSVVPVVDGQHLGLADIVAASRRTHPVTLAPDARARVARSQAYAAQAASERPVYGRSTGVGANRDVVVPDPDAQSLRLLRSHATSSGERRSTPRVRAMLTIRLNQLAADGNGIRPEVLDALAAMIAADALPPVREGGSVGTADLAALATTALVLAGEVRSVPPAPQTATFGPGDALTFMSSNAAVLADAALAVADLDRLARASLVVAAMDLAAVRGNLEAFSPAVEVATPFPGAQWVCRAVREMSDPTAEPARIQDPFGLRTLPQVHGALMDRLAFAETVVTTMANAPSENPIVSAELGVAHHGGFHAAYLVQSLDALVLALAQAAQLSLARLTMLAEPAYTGLHPFLGDGTPAASGVMIVEYSAASALAELRALATPAGTQVVTLSRGVEEDASFATLAARQALDAVARFRAVIAAELVASLRCLRMQDSHPPALARALNWLDEQDGGVPDTHDRDLTSDLLLAEELVGGLPDLVPAVRR
- a CDS encoding ABC transporter substrate-binding protein — encoded protein: MQRVVLAGQSSTEADVVTELYRLLLEQQGYRTRVEDLGPRDLFLPELRRGEVQLAADYLGQLTDALERETDGADAPSVATDDPAATLELLDGLARPLGLAPLKPALAEDVRSFAVTRAFARRHDLTTLGDLGRLDRRLVLAADTECATRDDCARGLARVYGIRPARIVPVGIDGGDTLEMLLRGDVQVAQVAATDGRLGRDVVLLEDDRSLQDAQNLVPVANAAWLREQPRVRAELARLADVLTTPALRSLNADVDLRGASPREAAQAWLEEEGLL
- a CDS encoding DUF3180 domain-containing protein, which encodes MSSRGPDPGPDGEDPGGTVRTTGPAPLVVLGVLGLVGGWSLRVVSLRTGRAEPDVGWLSLVLLVVATLLLGGTALLTRRVVRRDRGALPHHTAVNRLVLGKACALVGALLLGGYAGYAVAQLGVGDPAATTRLWRSGLGVLGALGVTVTALLLEHACRVPGRRR
- the folK gene encoding 2-amino-4-hydroxy-6-hydroxymethyldihydropteridine diphosphokinase gives rise to the protein MTESPNPNIVDADSLTGEMHPIRRGVISIGSNLGERRHNLQGALDSLADTPEVWVTDVSPVYETEPVDSPEGVRDYLNAVVLLDTTLSAQMLLERALAVEAAYGRERTDAVNEARTLDVDLIVLGDRRSDEPHLRLPHPRAGERAFVLVPWLDVEPDAEIPGVGPVAELVEKTGRDGVRLREDITLEVQ